The Methanobrevibacter sp. genome window below encodes:
- a CDS encoding ABC transporter substrate-binding protein, whose protein sequence is MNKKITFVLVLALAAFLVMGSASAGLFDFLGGDSGDTVKIGYLPSDHDSALFVADAQGLYKEKGINTELVQFNNGGDLMTAMASGDVDVGYVGISPVLSSVAAGVPVKVISAAQNEGSGILVTSDSGISDAKDFSGKTIATPGEASIQHVLLSYYLQQNGLSIDDINESAMKVPSINDALKTNNIPGAITFQPYVSLGVTDDNIEEFIDSAEILPGHPCCVVVASQDFIDKHAGTVKDIVAIHENATTFINDNIAAGTTDEVVKLLPEDIVSDADAEAKSLESFPFISGLDNDYKANVDTFQGLEVDLGILNETISQDDLYYEA, encoded by the coding sequence ATGAATAAGAAGATTACATTTGTTTTAGTGTTAGCACTTGCAGCATTCCTTGTAATGGGATCAGCTAGTGCAGGACTCTTCGACTTTTTAGGCGGAGACTCCGGTGACACTGTAAAAATAGGTTATTTACCTTCCGATCACGATTCTGCACTCTTTGTTGCAGATGCTCAAGGTTTATATAAAGAAAAAGGAATCAACACCGAACTTGTTCAATTTAACAACGGTGGAGACTTAATGACTGCTATGGCTAGTGGTGATGTGGATGTAGGTTATGTAGGAATTTCTCCTGTATTGTCCTCTGTTGCTGCTGGTGTTCCTGTAAAAGTTATTTCTGCTGCACAAAATGAAGGTAGTGGAATTTTAGTAACTTCTGATTCAGGAATATCTGATGCTAAAGATTTCTCAGGTAAAACTATTGCAACTCCTGGTGAAGCATCTATTCAACATGTATTACTTTCATACTACTTACAACAAAATGGATTATCAATAGATGACATTAATGAATCTGCAATGAAAGTACCATCTATTAATGATGCATTAAAAACCAATAACATTCCAGGTGCAATTACTTTCCAACCTTATGTAAGTCTTGGTGTAACCGATGATAATATTGAAGAATTCATCGACTCTGCTGAAATCTTACCTGGTCACCCATGCTGTGTTGTTGTAGCATCACAAGACTTCATTGACAAACATGCTGGCACTGTTAAAGATATTGTTGCAATCCACGAAAATGCAACTACTTTCATTAACGATAATATTGCAGCAGGAACTACTGATGAAGTAGTTAAATTATTACCTGAAGATATTGTTAGTGATGCTGATGCTGAAGCTAAATCATTAGAAAGTTTCCCATTCATTTCTGGTTTAGATAATGATTACAAAGCTAATGTGGACACTTTCCAAGGTTTAGAAGTAGATCTCGGAATCTTAAACGAAACAATTTCACAAGATGACTTATACTATGAAGCATAG
- a CDS encoding glutamate--cysteine ligase: protein MNFKNLSKFSSDEILAGSFGIEWESLRAKGDGELSLTPHPAIFGDKLTNPLVTTDFSESQIEIITPAFKTIDEAFDTFSLLSDLVNASLPSDEYLWFQSIPCILPYVDEIPIAQYTEAGEDSQKYREDLAKKYGVKKQMISGVHFNFSFSDDFLEKLYSFEDSQITFKEFKNEVYLKIARNYLRYCWLIIYLTGCSIGSHKTFSNDCIYLMDAKDDYGSFYSTKGPSFRNASCGYKNLIELYPSYDSIDEFARDINEFIGNGDLSEAKELYTQIRLKPKNPKDLLNSLTDDGIEYIEIRTLDINPFYKCGLVKHDMKFLHLFLIYMLIKDESDYNAWQKEAKINEENVAERAYVDSMRLLKDGEEVTLKSWASEIINEMFGMCEVLGIEENHTLNLMLNRVANPDLTYGKRLLELIKNEGYINTHVKLSKNNKKTSINNLNNSSFISRKEVQDYVNIALVGK, encoded by the coding sequence ATGAATTTTAAAAATTTATCTAAATTTTCTTCAGATGAAATTTTGGCTGGTTCATTCGGGATAGAATGGGAGAGTTTACGTGCAAAAGGTGATGGTGAGCTATCTTTAACACCCCATCCTGCAATTTTTGGTGATAAACTTACCAATCCGCTAGTTACAACTGATTTTTCAGAAAGCCAAATTGAAATTATCACTCCAGCATTCAAAACTATTGATGAGGCATTTGACACATTTTCCCTACTGTCTGATTTGGTTAATGCTTCACTTCCGAGTGATGAATATCTGTGGTTTCAGTCAATTCCATGTATTTTGCCATATGTGGATGAAATCCCAATAGCTCAATACACTGAGGCAGGTGAGGATTCACAGAAATACCGTGAGGATTTGGCAAAAAAATACGGTGTTAAAAAACAGATGATTTCAGGGGTTCATTTCAACTTCTCATTTTCTGATGATTTTTTAGAAAAACTTTACTCATTTGAGGATTCGCAAATCACATTTAAGGAGTTTAAAAACGAGGTCTATCTAAAGATTGCCAGAAATTACCTTAGATATTGCTGGCTGATTATTTATCTGACTGGATGTTCAATAGGATCTCATAAAACATTTTCAAATGATTGTATTTATTTAATGGATGCCAAGGATGATTATGGAAGCTTTTATTCAACCAAAGGACCTTCATTTAGAAACGCTTCCTGTGGATATAAAAATTTAATTGAATTGTATCCTTCATATGATTCCATTGATGAATTTGCTCGTGACATTAATGAGTTTATTGGTAATGGGGATTTATCTGAGGCAAAGGAACTGTATACTCAAATCAGATTAAAGCCAAAAAATCCTAAAGACCTGTTGAATTCCCTAACTGATGACGGTATTGAATACATTGAAATTCGTACATTGGATATCAATCCGTTTTATAAGTGTGGTCTTGTTAAACATGACATGAAATTCCTTCATCTGTTTTTAATTTACATGCTGATTAAGGATGAGTCAGACTATAATGCATGGCAAAAAGAAGCGAAGATTAATGAGGAGAATGTCGCCGAGAGAGCTTATGTTGATTCAATGAGATTGCTTAAAGACGGCGAAGAGGTCACCCTTAAGTCATGGGCTTCAGAAATTATTAATGAAATGTTTGGAATGTGTGAGGTATTGGGCATTGAGGAGAATCATACATTGAATTTAATGCTTAACCGTGTTGCAAATCCTGATTTAACTTATGGAAAAAGGTTATTGGAATTAATTAAAAATGAAGGTTACATTAATACTCATGTTAAATTGTCTAAAAACAATAAAAAGACAAGTATTAATAATTTGAATAACTCAAGTTTCATCAGTCGCAAAGAAGTTCAGGATTATGTCAATATTGCATTGGTGGGCAAATAA
- a CDS encoding DUF447 domain-containing protein — translation MNYDLSKVGIEKDIQYECITTTINENGQKNAGAFAFKYLGEDKVFCRIFEGSKTLKNIQNTNEYVVNITQDPLVFTYATLDCLDDEYYTDDKDIAIIKNTPAFIIVDVENIEKKTPDDFPIKGDKNIFFITGKIRDFVINDENAQAFNRGLSSLIEGLVNFSRYKLVDDAKRKEFMDRLIENQRVINKVSDEKTKKAMADLKAEYEKN, via the coding sequence ATGAATTATGATTTAAGTAAAGTTGGAATCGAAAAGGACATTCAATATGAATGTATCACAACAACCATTAATGAAAATGGGCAGAAAAATGCAGGTGCTTTCGCATTTAAGTATCTTGGCGAAGATAAAGTGTTCTGCAGAATATTTGAAGGATCAAAAACATTGAAAAATATACAAAATACTAATGAATATGTAGTTAACATTACACAAGATCCATTAGTTTTTACTTATGCTACATTAGATTGCTTAGACGATGAATATTATACCGATGATAAAGACATTGCTATCATTAAAAATACCCCAGCTTTCATTATAGTGGATGTTGAAAATATCGAAAAAAAGACTCCTGATGACTTTCCAATCAAGGGCGACAAAAACATATTTTTCATAACCGGAAAAATAAGAGACTTTGTCATTAATGATGAAAATGCACAAGCATTTAACAGAGGATTATCCAGTTTAATTGAAGGTCTCGTTAACTTTTCAAGGTATAAACTCGTTGATGATGCTAAAAGAAAAGAATTTATGGACAGATTAATTGAAAATCAGCGTGTTATCAATAAGGTATCTGATGAGAAAACAAAAAAAGCCATGGCTGATTTAAAAGCCGAATATGAAAAAAATTAA